TGTTGCATGAGGATGAAGACGCACCAACCTAGTATCATATCGCATTAAAGTACCTCCTGACTGATCTTTAGTGTCGGTGTGGGAGAGAGTTTTTATGCGATGCAGAAAGTGTTGACCTTATTAGCTTTGATTAGTCGCATAACCAAAATGGATACAATCATACTTATGGCCTTCCCTTATCTTAATGACATTGTAGTTAATGAATATTGTAGGAAATTATATATTCAATAAACTAATAAGATGTGactaactaataaataaaactaaactaatcATAAAGTCAGTAGTGGATCTGATTGAGTAACATATTCATGCAAAGCTGGTTTAAGTAATAGATGAGTCCCATCAGATGGCAAAAAACTGTGAAGTAATTCCTAACACCGAGACAAAAGTTAGAATTACAACACTATGAGACATGCTTCTGCAACCTACCTCTCTCATATTCTGCATTGCTGTCACATATTTAATGAGTATCTAGTGAGTTATCACATTTAATCACTATTCTGCCCTAACTTGTGTCTTTTCTTTGCAGAAGTAATTTCTTTAAAGGTGGAGAATCTGGCACTCGTTCATATCTGTGACATATATAAGTAAGTATGACTTACTTTAATTTATTCAAACTCCCTGGATTCACAGTGCTCATACGCGTTTCAGAAAGAATTCtgctaatattttaaaaaattcctGGATTTTGAAATAGTTAATAAGTTTGGCAGTGTTTTTTGGGACAATTTTATTAAAGCtgcttaataaaataaattggaCTTCCCCCTCCTTTTCTTTCCTGGCTTGTCCAAGGTTATACAGTTTACTGCCTGTGCACAGTGCCAGAGCAAGTGAGGAAATACTGTGCAGCTGCTGTTTTCGGCATCATCCACATTTGAATAATATTGTGTGCGGCTGTGCATATTCATTTTCATATTCAATAGACCTCACCACAAAGTTTTACATGCACAACACCAAAAAGAGAAGTACATAATTCTGCTGAATCTCCCACGTATCAGTGTTCTAGCCTCAGCAAACTGAGCAATGCTAATGTCAGCCTGAACACAACTTAAGTTCACAACTGAGAAATAAGCCTTGAGCTAACAAGCGTCTAAGCCCAGGGCTAAGTGTCTTGTGAAAAGCCCATGTGGAGTATTATAGTTCAGGTGGTATTAGTAATTTTGAATCCATTTCTCAATAAACTGTCCCGACTGAGGCTAGAGGAGTTATTGTAGCAAACAGCAGAATGCACCACATGTGCTGACCTGGTTGTTTTGCATGACTTTAAGCTAATTATTCCATGCCAAACTGAACGTGAAAGCAGAAAATCTGAAATGCTTTtgtagtttttgtgtgtgtgtgcgcgcttgtGTGTAAACTGCACAGAACTGCAGTCTTCGGTCTCAGCCTTTCTGTAAGAAAGGAATCATGGTATCAAAGTCATGCCAGTTAATCACAAGTTGCACTCCAGCACATCCAATTAATTTTGCCCATGGCAGGTCGTTTTGTACTTTTGAGTTGATGGCCTATGCTGTCGGGAGGGAGGTGGTATAAAATTGCTTGTTGGACAAACATTTCAGTTAACCTCATCCATCCTcactatgcttttttttttttttttttttaaattaaaataatgttgATGGGTGCTGAGGCAAAGCCTTGTGTCtctcacattaaaaacaagcaaaagaagTACTAAAGGCAAGCGTTCTATCCACAGGCAGGCTTTTTTCTCCCATTTTGTTAAAATGGCTCTGATTAAAAGATCGCTCAGCTTTATTACAATTTTGGGTCTTAGTCTCATAGGTTTGGTGCTCAGTGAAGCCAGTAATAATAACACACTAACTTGTTTATTTGCGGAAATTTGGAACAGGACAACATTTTTTTAGTACCCTGATTAAAGCCTCTTTCCAAGCCCTAAGGCAACCAAAGATAATGAAAAAGTTTGTTTTCCTAAAGTGCTTGTTTTAAACCAAATAACCATCTCACTTTTTCCTTGGCTAGTTGGGCTACATTGTAGAGATGCTTCtgtgacatgaaaaaaaatcctaacccaaaatatgaaaaataagctTTTAAGTTCTAAATGCTgcaggtgtttgtttttttcattttatttatttattttttcttcttctttttgaaaagaatgaaaatatgACCCAGCTCTGCCACCAAAGGCAACCTTATAATCCCAGGCTCAGAATTCAAGATAAATAAATCATCAATCAGCCTTTTAATGAGTCTTTTCCACAGTTAATGTCATAAAAGATACTAATTCAtttgcagcagaaattctgcACAAAGAAATTTCTTTTTGCTCTTTTAAACTGGTCTTCAGAAAGTGCTAAAACCACCCAAACAGAATCACTGACAGAGTTCAATGTAGTTCTGATCACAAACAGTTAGTGTCCATAAGTATTTggacagtgttttctttttttttggcaatttTGCCTCTGCACACCATCACGGTGAGTTTTAAATCAGACAAGAAGTTTAACAAAAGTAACTGCAATAACCTAAAGTTTAAGTTCAGAAATTACAGTcatttttattgtattgtattttattttattttattttttcaacttTATATGTCCCTCAATTTTAGAGGCTCAAATGTAACTGGACGATTTACTGTCAAAAGGTTTCATGCCCAGATGAGACCTGTTCCATCGTTACTCTACGACAAATTAAAATTGATGAAAGAATTGGAGTTAATTGCTGAACATGCTTTTTGGTAGCTGTTCACTCTAAATGTTGATATTTTCTTTGTAGATTAGCCTAAAAAGTCATATAAAATCTATCAGAGagatagtctaaggagcttggaaagaaagtggctgaacttctttaagttttgtgAAGATGTTGCATGAAGACTTTTCACCTCTTCAGTTCTATCAGAAAAAACATTAGGACCGGTGAAATCAACAACCTGGTGACGTCCATGTTCTAGATTTCAGCCAATGATTGACTGCAGCGTATTTTCATCGAAGTattgaaaacaataaaattatgttagttagtccaattacttttgagtcACTGAAAAAGGGCTTATTATAAAAAATGGCTGAAACGCCTAAACAGCTGACACTCTCCACTCCATCAAAATCTTCTTGCCTGGACAGAGGTGACTAGGAAAAATGGAAATAGAAGACAACATCTCCTCCTTGCAGATGTACCTTCTGGACAAAAAGGTGGCTCACCAAGCCAAATCTTTCCCTAAGTGCTTTGTATTAACACCCAAAGTGTCTGCTTTAACTATAGGAGTAGAGGTTTTGATTTCTCCTCGACAATGAGGTGAAAGCACTCTTTTCATTTTAGATACAAcaacaaagacaacaacaacaacaataacaataacccTGTGGTCCTTCAATTTGAGgcatacataaatacataatatttaaatacagtactcataataaacagataaaatgtgGTTCAGGGAGTAGGAAGTTTCATCGTCAGTTCCTCCCTCCAAGCCCAGCGTAAAATGACTTGCATGGTGACTCTTCAGTCTTGGTTTACACTTGAACTGATCACATAGTTGCTGACACTTGTTCATTTGACCTGATAAAATGCTGATGCACACACCAGTGAAATGTTTGGCTTGCTTATCCTCCTGTATTGGCTTTTAACCACATATTTTTTTGGCAATATCACATATTTGAGGCATgaaagtagttttaaactttttatttcttttaaatcagTCTtaccatttttgtttgtttgattgcaTTTTCACTTTCCCCCCAACTTGCACTTACTGTTATTTGGGCTTCATTCGTGCCACTTTTTGCTTCATACTTCATTTTCCACTTGTTCCTCTAGAGAAAGTCACTCTGCATCTCATTGGAGAGCTGGCTGACAGCCACTTCACTGTGTACGGATCCTTGAAGAATCCTGGCGGTTTGCTGAGGACTGTAGTCTATACAATTTTCTCTATTACCGTTGTCTGTTTCTGGGCAAGGACAGTGTCTGCAGGTCCTGTGGTTCTCTGGTAACCCATTGGATAACCTTGTAGAGTTGCATTCTTCTTTGTGATGGGACTGCCTGCAAATTCCCTTCTCTGCAGAGCCACCCTGGCACAAACATCCACAGAGTCTCCTTCTGCAATTCGCCACATCTCGACACAAGGACTTGCGAAAATTGGGCTTGAAAGCCAGGTAGACGATAGGGTTGTAAAGGGTGGAGGACTTGGCAAAGATAGCTGCCACAGCAAAAGCTATAGGTGGTACAGTTGTTGAGTTACCAAACGCTGCCCACATAGACACAATAGCATATGGACTCCATGCTGTCAGGAAACCGATGCAAACTGCCACTGAAAGCTAAAAAATAGACACAACacagcaaataaaatgcaatgcAAACATGAATTCATGAAGGAAATAATATTTAGTATAAgtcatttgaaaagaaaataatgcaCGTACCTTAACGATAAGCGCTTGTGCATTGGTGATCTTGTTCTGTGGGGACATATGCTGCTGCACAGCCTGGTGTGAGCCACGGACAGTCAGCAGGATGAATGTGTAGGAAAGAAAAATTATAGTGCAGGGCAAAATatagcagaagaagaagagacagaTGATGTAGCTCATAGCTGCAGAATTATAGTTCGGCGCATGCCAGTTGATGCAGCATGCTGTACCATAAGGCTCAGGCCCGTACTCTCCCCAGCCCGACAGGGGACCGACAGCAAAGACTCCAGCGTAGCACCAGATGCCTGCAACCAGCAGGCATGCATGGACATATGAAAACTTGTTACCTAAAGACGAGTGTGAGAAGGCAGAGGGAGGACAAGAGAAAAGAGTTTTAGAATTGATTATTGACAGATAAGGACATAAAGAAGATATAGTAGGCTCCATTTAAGATACACTGTGATTTATTAACATACTACAAGTAGTACTGCACTTATCCAGCAAATAAGGGGCTCAGAAAAAAATGCCAAAACAACCCTGGCAACTAGTGATGTGCGagaccactgatttcctttccgatccgataccaagtaaaattcagggtggtatcagtgatactgatccgataccgatactttgtacaaaaacatattttatttattgtatcttttactgtatctcaaattatagcttcataatgattacgggacatcagactacttgttcttatcgcttaataatgcagaattgtcatatagaaataaaaaaaaactgaagttgtgcctACTTGAAAACATTGCCTgtagcactaaaggactccgtgagagacgtctgtctcccTCTAGCaccacctgtccctctcctcctcttcagttcgcctcaacatacactcgtcatattctgtgatacgatttactgtgaggtgtttGATGaggttagtggtgttgccacaacacctcactgtcttgccacatgtatcgcaaaccacgtctcggctgtttgtggaggtaaaatacatcCATGCATGACTCCATTTACGCTCAgtcattgttgtgagtgcgcacgccaaggggctgcgacacatttatacagccgtatttcacacatgactatgaaaggcggaacaTGAAGTAGTTCCTTCAAAAGTAGACAAttatatagtttctttccactgtgttcctgttaaagataaactacaaatttaccctaaattaccaaaatatcgatattttaatatgagaatcgattctagaacataaatgactggtatcggaggaatcgatatttcagtatcgatTCGCACATCACTACTGGCAACACTCTTCTAAAGTTGTTGTGAGTGAAGTGAAGATGAGAACAGAGGAAACCTTACTCATGACACCACACAGCCCCTTCAGCAGGATGCCAGCCCTTTTTTATGGTTCAAGCTGATGGTGGGGGGTCATTTTGCCCCAAGGCACTCACTCAACTGTGTCAGCAATTACAGTTGGCTTTTATCTGATTTTGGCCACCCCTTTCCCAATCAGAACTCCAGCTATCCACGTGGCACATGAAGGAATTATTATTTCTAAGAAAGTCCTCAACTCTCCCTTTTATAGTCTAGCCCACTGGAAGCTATTAGAATCATTCTTACATAAAGTAGCGTGAGACCAAGGATTTCTGAGGCGCAAATATGTTGGAGGCTTGCTCTGAGTCAATAAATTACACTTATTCTTGGTCTAACCTTCTGCTAGCAGATGGGATAAGTTGGTGTGAAACTCCTGTCACTGCATGTTTGCAATTATTGTCTGGATCCAAACATCcacattgttttgtttgtgtgcttgtttgACTAGGAGGGCTGTGTAACAGTGTataaaagcaagaaaacaacacatttgaaCAAAGTTTCTTGCAGGAAAAAATATATGACAGTGTAATTATTTGTGCTCATTTGCATTTCAAACACATTTGCTTGTGAAGCTTGTAGTCTCTTGGCTTTTATTCTCTGCATTATAGACTGTGCGCCACTGAAAAACAGACAAGAGGAGCTATTTCATAACACAGCCTTCAATTATAATGTGCCTATTAGCCAAAGTTAGGACAAATCCTGAAATATCTGCATCATATACTGTAAGTGGACACTTTTCATTAGATGTATATAATCTCCACCTGCATCTCATAACTCATCCTGCAGCACTACATTAGTTTTGTGCTCTCTGTGctcttttttccatttgttttgattttgtttcttGAACAGCTTGACCTGCTTTTCTATTATATTAAAGTACTAGAACATGCCTGTTAGGCAGGGTTTTACTTAGTGGACTATAAAGATGATCGATGCAGCCCCCAGTTCTGTGATCCCTGCAGTGTGTATGGGCAAGTGTGCAAAGGATATAAATGAGAATATTGCTTAAATCTGGCACTTAATCAGCACACCCATTCATCGAGTGAGGATAGTAATAAGGGTTCCTAATTAAAACTAAATTACAGGTTATCAATTAATTTATGCCTGcatattcagtgtttttttaaattatgatttatGAATTATAAATTATGAATTATAGTCAAGTGCTGCTTCGGATTATCAAAGTTTcaaatattaaagaaaagaaTGGTTTAATGAAGCACATACAAGTAAATGATAAGTCTTGAAAATTAACCTTTATCAACCATGAATTCAGTGCTTTTTGGATGTGCTAACGGTGTATTGAAATGTTACACTGATCCAGAATCAGCTATTTGTGCTGGTTTGGCTTAGTCATAGATAACTGTGTAGAACAACAAATTCTCAGAGCCCACAAAACGTAACTgtgctttttaacattttgtggAGGAGTGCAGCAGCAGAATTTCCCTCAGTTTATAGTGTCCCATAAAACCCTTGGTTTCTATGGATTCAAGTGGAAAGGGCACCATATTACCATCAGATTTGTAGCAGTACAAACGCCAGCATGATGGTGAGAACTAAAGAGGTAAAATCcaggattaaaaacaaaatgctaaCTGTGAATAATTAATATATACAGcggggaaaataagtatttgacacatcagcatttttatcagtaaggggatttccaagtggactattgacacaacatttccaccagaTGTTGCCATCAAGCCAAATATTGACGTCATACAATCAAATCAGAACATATAAGTATACAAGTTAAAccataataaataaagtgaaatgacacagggaataagtattgaacacactttattcaatactttgtagaaaagCCTTTGTTGGTGATTACAGCTTCTAGACGCCTCTTGTATGGATAGACCAGTCGTCTGCATTGCTCAGGAGTGATTCTGGCCCATTCTTCCACACAAACGGTCTTTAAATCTTGAAGGTTCCTTGGGCCTCTTTTATGAACTTTAATCTTCAGTTCTCTCCATAGATTTTCTATgggatttaggtcaggtgattgactgggccattcaagcaacttgattttctttctttgaaaccACTTCATTGTTTCCTTGGccttgtgtttgggatcattgtcttgctgaaatgtccaccctcttttcatttttagcttcctggtagatggcagcagattttTATCCAGAATGTCCCGGTACATCTCTCCATTCATCCTGCCTTCAATAATATGGAGTCTGCCAGTACCCCTTGCTGAaaagcagccccaaaccatgatgcTTCCACCCCCAAACTTGACTgttggtatggtgttcttggggtgGTGAGCAGTGCCATTTCTTCTCCAAACATGGTGTGTAGAATGACTGCCAAAAAGTTCAATTTTGCTTTCATCTGACCATACTATAGTCGTCCAATAATCCACAGGCTTCTCCAAATGCTGTTGCGCAAATTTTAACCGAGCCTTGACATGCTTTTTGTTCAGCAATGGAGTCTTGCGTGGTGAGCGTGCATGGATGCCATGGCGGTTCAGTGCATTGCTTatagttttctttgaaacaacAGTACCTGCTGATGCAAGGTCTTCCTGAAGTTCTGTCCGAGTGGTTCTTGGCTCTTGGAGAACCCTCCTGATTATTCTTTGGACTCCTCGGACagggatcttgcgtggagcaccTGATCGTGGCAGGTTTATGGTGAACTGATGCACTTTCCATTTCCGGATAATGGCCCCCACAGTGCTCACAGGAACATTCAGCATTCTGGAAATGCACCTATAACCATTCCCATCAAAATGCTTTTCAACGATAAGATTACGAAGCTCTTGAGAGAGTTCTTTGCTTTTACCCATCATGAAGTCTTTCCTGTGTGCCTTCTGGGTAATGAGGAGCCTTTATAGGCCATCAATTAGGACTAAAGCAGCTGATATCAATTAGTACTGATAGGGGACAGGATTTCTCTATCAATactgacagatttcaggtgaTCTCCTGGCTTTCTATGTCATTTTGCCCCTTGTTATCTCCATGTATTCAATACTtattccctgtgtcatttcactttatttattgtggtttaacttGTATACTTATATGTTCTGATTTGTTTGTATGACGTCAATATTTGGCTTGATGGCAACAtctggtggaaatgttgtgtcaatagtccacttggaaatccccttactgataaaaatgctgatgtgtcaaatacttattttccccgCTGTATGACACAATGAAATTTTAACTGGTTTATACTGTCCAGCTACACAAACATGAATGTTGCAATAAATGTTTCTCTTCCCTAATTCTGTCCCTGTTTTGAGAATTTAATTTCAAAACTTCAGCATTTCTAAATCTGGTCTTTTTTTCAATAATCAGTCTACTTTTACCCTTTTACTGCTGCTAATTAGCAAATAGCTGAACCCTTTTAGTTGTGACTGGAAAAAATCTCATTATTCTATCTGAACTCAATGGgaattttatctaaaacttttAGACTATGGATGCAAACCCACAAATAAAAGAAGGTGAGTAGAAGTATGATTAGTGAAGCTTCGCATAGCAATAACACTAAGACTCTATTGGTATATATTGAAAAAAATTACTCACTTTAACCTGTGTAAAGAGCTGATGCTTTGAAGACgaaactattattattattattattattattattattattattattgttgttgttgttgttgtgcagccAACTCTATGATTACCTTAAGTACTTGTATGAATACGAAGCAGACCTTGAGTTAAGCTAATAcagataaataataaagaaacgGTGAAGAGGTTTGAAAGTGAACACGTAAGGACCATCGTAGCTGAACTAAAAGAGCTTTCAGACAAGCCTGGCACACAGTTTTGAAAGGTTGAGATCAAGGAATCAACACCTTGATTTTTAACCCAGAATAAAGATGCCTTTGATGCTTTCACGATATTTAGATAACTGAAATACTGAAATGTTACATTCATTA
This region of Maylandia zebra isolate NMK-2024a linkage group LG20, Mzebra_GT3a, whole genome shotgun sequence genomic DNA includes:
- the opn7b gene encoding opsin 7, group member b, with protein sequence MGNASETFLFMSKISKDNDFIMGTLYTIFGVLSVLGNGILLFVAYRKKSSLKPAEFFVVNLSISDLSMTVTLFPFAIPSTYTHMWLFNETACTVYAFCGVLFGLCSLTNLTVLSCVCWLKVCCPNYGNKFSYVHACLLVAGIWCYAGVFAVGPLSGWGEYGPEPYGTACCINWHAPNYNSAAMSYIICLFFFCYILPCTIIFLSYTFILLTVRGSHQAVQQHMSPQNKITNAQALIVKLSVAVCIGFLTAWSPYAIVSMWAAFGNSTTVPPIAFAVAAIFAKSSTLYNPIVYLAFKPNFRKSLCRDVANCRRRLCGCLCQGGSAEKGICRQSHHKEECNSTRLSNGLPENHRTCRHCPCPETDNGNRENCIDYSPQQTARILQGSVHSEVAVSQLSNEMQSDFL